One part of the Leclercia sp. LSNIH1 genome encodes these proteins:
- the proQ gene encoding RNA chaperone ProQ yields MENQPKLNSSKEVIAFLAERFPQCFSAEGEARPLKIGIFQDLVERVEGEMNLSKTQLRSALRLYTSSWRYLYGIKAGATRVDLDGNPCGVLDEQHVEHARKQLEEAKARVQAQRAEQQAKKREAAAANGQEEAPRRERKPRPAPRRKENTERKPRAEQPAKAPRAPREEPRHTPVSDINALSVGQSLKVKAGNNAMDATVQEITKDGVRVQLTSGLSMIVRAEHLLF; encoded by the coding sequence ATGGAAAATCAACCTAAGTTGAATAGCAGTAAAGAAGTTATCGCGTTTTTGGCCGAACGTTTTCCTCAATGTTTTAGTGCCGAGGGCGAAGCTCGTCCCCTGAAAATTGGTATTTTTCAGGATCTGGTAGAGCGTGTTGAAGGTGAGATGAACCTCAGCAAAACCCAACTCCGCTCCGCCTTACGTCTTTATACTTCGAGCTGGCGTTACCTTTACGGTATTAAAGCGGGCGCAACGCGTGTTGACCTCGACGGCAACCCGTGCGGCGTGCTGGACGAGCAGCACGTAGAGCATGCGCGTAAGCAGCTTGAAGAAGCCAAAGCGCGCGTTCAGGCTCAGCGTGCTGAACAGCAGGCGAAAAAACGCGAAGCGGCTGCGGCCAATGGCCAGGAAGAAGCGCCTCGCCGTGAGCGCAAGCCACGTCCTGCACCGCGTCGCAAAGAGAATACCGAGCGTAAGCCTCGTGCTGAGCAACCGGCAAAAGCCCCGCGTGCGCCTCGTGAAGAGCCGCGCCACACTCCGGTTTCTGACATTAACGCCCTGAGCGTCGGTCAGTCTCTGAAGGTAAAAGCGGGTAACAATGCTATGGATGCCACCGTACAGGAAATCACCAAAGATGGCGTTCGTGTACAGCTGACTTCTGGTCTGTCAATGATTGTACGCGCAGAACACTTGTTGTTCTAA
- a CDS encoding GAF domain-containing protein, giving the protein MNKTEFYADLNRDFQALMAGETSFLATLANTSALLFERLSDVNWAGFYLLEGDTLVLGPFQGKLACVRIPVGRGVCGTAVAQNQVQRVDDVHAFDGHIACDSASNAEIVLPLTVENQIIGVLDIDSTVFNRFTPEDEQGLREVVGNLEQVLAATDYHKFFASVAG; this is encoded by the coding sequence ATGAACAAAACAGAATTCTACGCGGACTTAAACCGCGATTTCCAGGCATTGATGGCAGGTGAAACCAGTTTCCTGGCCACCCTGGCGAACACCAGCGCGTTACTCTTTGAACGTCTGTCCGATGTGAACTGGGCCGGTTTTTATCTGCTGGAAGGCGACACGCTGGTGCTGGGGCCGTTTCAGGGCAAACTGGCCTGCGTCCGTATCCCGGTTGGGCGCGGGGTTTGCGGTACGGCGGTAGCACAAAACCAGGTGCAGCGCGTGGATGACGTTCATGCGTTCGACGGGCATATCGCCTGCGACAGCGCCAGCAACGCTGAAATCGTGCTGCCACTGACTGTGGAGAATCAGATTATTGGTGTTCTGGACATCGACAGCACGGTCTTCAATCGCTTTACCCCCGAGGACGAACAGGGGCTGCGCGAGGTGGTAGGGAATCTGGAACAGGTTCTCGCCGCGACCGATTATCATAAATTCTTTGCGAGCGTCGCAGGATAA
- the yebS gene encoding membrane integrity lipid transport subunit YebS, with the protein MALKSPKIMPTKKITVHTVGDALPRAHYQRCPQCDTLFTLPKMKSYQSAFCPRCNAKIRDGRDWSLTRLAAMAVTMMLLMPFAWSEPLLQLHLLGVRIDANLLQGIWQMTRQGDPLTASMVLFCTVGAPVVLVAAIAYLWFGNILGMNLRPVLLMLEKLKEWVMLDIYLVGIVVASIKVQDYAYLQPGSGLFAFIALVILSVLTLIHLNVEQLWERFYPQRPATRYDPALRVCLGCHYTGLPDARGRCPRCHIPLRLRRHNSLQKCWAALIASLIFLIPANLLPISVIYVNGARQEDTIMSGIVSLAHSNIAVAAIVFIASILVPFTKVVVMFTLLVSIHFKCEQGLRTRILLLRFVTWIGRWSMLDLFVISLMMSLINRDQLLAFTMGPAAFYFGSAVILTILAVEWLDSRLLWDAHESGNASFAD; encoded by the coding sequence ATGGCTCTTAAATCACCGAAAATAATGCCGACGAAAAAGATCACTGTGCACACGGTCGGCGATGCGCTGCCTCGTGCACATTATCAGCGTTGCCCGCAATGCGATACGCTTTTTACGTTGCCAAAGATGAAATCATACCAAAGTGCTTTCTGCCCGCGCTGCAACGCAAAAATCCGCGATGGCCGCGACTGGTCGCTGACCCGGCTGGCGGCGATGGCCGTGACCATGATGCTGCTGATGCCCTTCGCCTGGAGCGAGCCCCTGCTTCAGCTGCACCTGCTGGGCGTGCGCATCGACGCGAATCTGTTGCAGGGGATCTGGCAGATGACCCGCCAGGGCGATCCCCTGACGGCCTCCATGGTGCTCTTCTGTACCGTCGGCGCGCCGGTGGTGCTGGTGGCGGCGATAGCCTATCTGTGGTTCGGCAATATTCTGGGTATGAACCTTCGCCCGGTGCTCCTGATGCTTGAGAAGCTCAAAGAGTGGGTGATGCTGGATATCTACCTGGTAGGGATCGTCGTGGCCTCAATCAAAGTGCAGGACTACGCTTATCTGCAGCCGGGCTCTGGCCTGTTCGCCTTTATCGCGCTGGTGATATTGAGCGTCCTGACCCTGATTCACCTCAACGTGGAGCAGCTCTGGGAGCGCTTCTACCCGCAGCGCCCCGCCACCCGCTACGATCCGGCACTGCGGGTCTGTCTGGGCTGCCACTATACCGGCCTGCCCGACGCGCGGGGCCGCTGTCCGCGCTGCCATATTCCCCTGCGCCTGCGGCGGCATAACAGCCTGCAGAAATGCTGGGCGGCGCTCATCGCCTCGCTGATATTTCTGATCCCGGCTAACCTGCTGCCGATTTCGGTGATTTATGTCAACGGCGCGCGGCAGGAGGATACCATTATGTCGGGCATCGTCTCGCTGGCCCACAGCAACATCGCCGTGGCTGCGATCGTCTTTATCGCCAGTATTCTGGTGCCCTTTACCAAAGTGGTGGTGATGTTTACTCTGCTCGTGAGCATTCATTTCAAATGTGAGCAGGGGCTGAGAACCCGCATACTGTTGTTGCGTTTCGTGACCTGGATTGGCCGCTGGTCAATGCTGGATCTGTTTGTTATTTCGTTGATGATGTCGCTGATCAATCGCGATCAGCTCCTTGCTTTTACTATGGGACCCGCAGCGTTCTATTTCGGCTCTGCGGTGATTTTGACTATTCTTGCAGTGGAATGGCTGGATAGCCGCTTACTTTGGGATGCACATGAGTCAGGAAACGCCAGCTTCGCCGACTGA
- a CDS encoding PqiB family protein: MSQETPASPTEARVKTKRRISPFWLLPVIALMIAGWLIWTSYEDRGNTITIDFQSADGIVAGRTPVRFQGVEVGTVQDVSLDKNLNKIEVRASIKSDMKDALRDETQFWLVTPKASLAGVSGLDALVGGNYIGMMPGKGEPKDHFTALDTQPKYRLNNGDLMIHLHAADLGSLNSGSVVYFRKIPVGRVYDYAITPNKQGVVIDVLIERRFTSLVKKGSRFWNVSGVDADLSLSGAKVKLESLAALVNGAIAFDSPEGSEPATQEDDFGLYKDLAHSQRGVIVKLTLPSADGLKEDSTPLMYQGLQVGQLTKMTLNPGGLVTGEMTVDPSVVDLLRKNTRIELRTPKLTLSNPSVSSLLTGSTFELIPGGGEPVNQFVIAPADKALLQKPGVLTVTLNAPESYGIDAGQPLILHGVQIGQVLERNLTSKGVTFAVAIDPQYRELVHGDSKFVVNSRVDVKVGLDGVEFLAASASEWISGGIRILPGEKGAMRDSYPLYANLDKALENSLSDLPTTTLTLVADTLPDVQAGSVVLYRKFEVGEVILVRPRANAFDIELHIKPEYRKLLTSNSVFWAEGGAKVQLNGSGLTVQASPLSRALRGAISFDNLSGASASQRKGDKRILYPSETAARAVGSQITLHAFDAGKLSEGMPIRYLGIDIGQVQSLKLITARNEVQATAVLYPEYVDNFARTGTRFSVITPQISAAGVEHLDTILQPYINVEPGQGKSRRDFELQEATITDSRYLDGLSIVVEVPDAASLDIGTPVLFRGMEVGTVTGLSLGTLSDRVMVALRISDRYQHLVRNNSVFWLASGYSLDFGLTGGVVKTGTFNQFIRGGIAFATPPGTPLAPKSQPGKHFLLQESEPKEWRTWGTALPR, from the coding sequence ATGAGTCAGGAAACGCCAGCTTCGCCGACTGAAGCGCGAGTTAAAACAAAACGTCGTATTTCGCCATTCTGGTTATTGCCGGTTATCGCTCTGATGATCGCCGGCTGGTTAATCTGGACCAGCTACGAAGATCGCGGCAATACCATCACCATTGACTTCCAGAGCGCCGACGGCATCGTTGCAGGCCGAACGCCCGTCCGTTTTCAGGGGGTTGAGGTGGGCACCGTCCAGGATGTTTCCCTGGACAAGAACCTGAATAAAATTGAGGTTCGCGCCAGCATCAAATCCGATATGAAAGATGCCCTGCGCGATGAGACCCAGTTCTGGCTGGTTACGCCCAAAGCCTCGCTGGCGGGCGTCTCCGGGCTGGATGCGCTGGTCGGGGGTAACTATATCGGCATGATGCCGGGCAAAGGTGAGCCAAAGGATCACTTTACCGCCCTCGACACGCAGCCGAAATACCGGCTTAACAATGGCGATCTGATGATCCATCTGCATGCAGCGGATCTGGGCTCCTTAAACAGCGGCTCGGTGGTCTATTTCCGTAAGATCCCCGTTGGCCGCGTATATGACTACGCCATCACCCCTAACAAGCAGGGGGTGGTTATCGATGTGCTGATTGAGCGACGCTTTACCTCGCTGGTGAAAAAAGGCAGCCGGTTCTGGAACGTCTCCGGCGTGGATGCCGACCTGAGCCTGAGCGGGGCCAAAGTGAAGCTTGAGAGCCTGGCGGCGCTGGTGAACGGCGCAATCGCCTTCGATTCACCGGAAGGTTCTGAGCCCGCTACCCAGGAAGATGATTTCGGCCTGTATAAAGATCTGGCTCACAGCCAGCGCGGCGTGATTGTGAAGCTCACCCTCCCCTCGGCGGATGGCCTGAAGGAGGATTCCACCCCGCTGATGTACCAGGGGTTACAGGTCGGGCAGCTCACCAAAATGACGCTTAACCCTGGCGGGCTGGTAACCGGTGAGATGACCGTTGACCCCAGCGTGGTCGATCTGCTGCGTAAAAACACCCGCATAGAATTACGTACGCCGAAACTGACGCTCAGCAACCCCAGCGTCAGCAGCCTGCTGACCGGCAGTACGTTTGAGCTCATTCCCGGCGGCGGCGAACCGGTTAACCAGTTTGTCATCGCCCCGGCCGATAAGGCGCTGCTGCAAAAACCCGGCGTGCTGACCGTGACCCTCAACGCACCGGAAAGCTACGGCATCGACGCCGGCCAGCCGCTGATTCTGCACGGGGTGCAGATTGGCCAGGTGCTTGAGCGCAACTTAACCAGCAAAGGCGTCACCTTTGCGGTGGCGATTGATCCGCAGTACCGCGAGCTGGTGCATGGCGACAGTAAATTCGTGGTTAACAGCCGGGTGGACGTGAAAGTCGGACTCGACGGCGTCGAGTTCCTGGCGGCCAGCGCCAGCGAGTGGATCAGCGGCGGGATCCGTATCCTGCCGGGTGAGAAAGGCGCCATGCGCGACAGCTATCCGCTGTATGCCAATCTCGATAAAGCCCTGGAAAACAGCCTGAGCGATCTGCCGACCACCACCCTGACGCTGGTGGCCGACACCCTGCCGGATGTGCAGGCGGGCTCGGTGGTGCTGTATCGTAAATTTGAAGTGGGTGAAGTGATCCTGGTGCGCCCGCGCGCCAATGCCTTTGATATCGAACTGCATATCAAACCGGAATACCGCAAGCTGTTGACCAGCAACAGCGTGTTCTGGGCTGAGGGCGGGGCCAAAGTGCAGCTTAACGGCAGCGGCCTGACGGTGCAGGCTTCTCCGCTCTCCCGCGCCCTGCGCGGGGCCATCAGCTTCGACAACCTGAGCGGGGCCAGCGCCAGCCAGCGTAAAGGCGACAAGCGGATCCTCTATCCTTCTGAGACCGCAGCGCGTGCAGTCGGCAGTCAGATCACCCTGCATGCCTTTGACGCGGGCAAGCTCTCCGAAGGGATGCCGATACGCTATCTGGGGATCGATATCGGGCAGGTCCAGAGCCTGAAGCTGATCACCGCCCGCAATGAAGTGCAGGCCACGGCGGTGCTCTACCCGGAATATGTCGACAACTTCGCCCGCACCGGGACGCGCTTCTCGGTCATCACCCCGCAGATCTCCGCGGCGGGCGTTGAGCATCTCGATACCATTCTGCAGCCCTATATCAACGTGGAGCCCGGACAGGGTAAATCGCGCCGCGACTTCGAGCTGCAGGAGGCGACCATCACCGATTCACGCTATCTCGATGGCCTGAGCATTGTGGTGGAGGTCCCGGATGCAGCATCCCTTGATATCGGTACACCGGTGCTGTTCCGCGGTATGGAAGTGGGTACGGTCACCGGCCTGTCGCTGGGGACGCTCTCGGATCGGGTGATGGTAGCCCTGCGTATCAGCGATCGCTATCAGCACCTGGTGCGTAACAACTCCGTCTTCTGGCTGGCCTCCGGCTACTCGCTCGACTTCGGCCTGACCGGCGGGGTGGTGAAAACCGGGACCTTTAATCAGTTTATCCGCGGCGGTATCGCCTTTGCGACGCCGCCTGGCACCCCGCTCGCGCCGAAATCTCAGCCTGGCAAGCACTTCCTGCTGCAGGAGAGCGAACCGAAAGAGTGGCGCACCTGGGGAACGGCCCTGCCACGATAA
- the rsmF gene encoding 16S rRNA (cytosine(1407)-C(5))-methyltransferase RsmF, whose amino-acid sequence MSQRSVYLPEEFLAQMRQALPDPLSLDAFIAACQRPLRRSLRVNTLKISVADFLTLVAPYGWQLTPVPWCEEGFWIERDDEEALPLGSTAEHLSGLFYIQEASSMLPVAALFADGNMPARVMDVAAAPGSKTTQIAARMNNQGAILANEFSASRVKVLHANISRCGISNVALTHFDGRVFGAALPEAFDAILLDAPCSGEGVVRKDPDALKNWSVASNLEIAATQRELIDSAFHALRPGGTLVYSTCTLNRDENEAVCLWLKEQYPDAVEFLPLNDLFASAGDCVTPEGFLHVFPHIYDCEGFFVARLRKKAAVAPLPAPKYKVGNFPFTPLKTREAQQITAAANQAGLFWDDSLRLWQRDKEVWLFPTEIEPLIGKVRFSRLGLRLAETHNKGYRWQHEAVIALAGQHNTFALTQAEAEEWYRGRDVWPQTTPSGDDAVVTWQGFPIGMAKKVGSRLKNSYPRELVRDGRLFTGNGETR is encoded by the coding sequence GTGTCTCAACGTTCCGTCTATTTGCCAGAAGAATTTCTGGCACAAATGCGCCAGGCTCTGCCTGACCCTCTCTCTCTTGATGCGTTTATCGCTGCCTGCCAGCGCCCGCTGCGCCGCAGCCTGCGCGTCAATACCCTGAAAATCAGCGTGGCGGATTTTCTCACGCTTGTCGCCCCCTACGGCTGGCAGCTCACCCCTGTGCCGTGGTGCGAAGAGGGATTCTGGATCGAGCGTGACGACGAAGAGGCGTTGCCGCTGGGCAGTACCGCAGAGCATCTGAGCGGGCTCTTCTATATTCAGGAAGCCAGCTCCATGCTGCCGGTTGCTGCGCTGTTTGCCGATGGCAATATGCCCGCCCGGGTGATGGACGTGGCGGCCGCCCCCGGCTCCAAAACCACCCAGATCGCCGCGCGGATGAACAACCAGGGCGCGATCCTCGCCAACGAGTTCTCCGCCAGCCGCGTTAAGGTGCTGCACGCGAATATCAGCCGCTGCGGGATCAGCAACGTGGCGCTCACCCATTTCGATGGCCGCGTGTTTGGCGCCGCCCTGCCGGAAGCTTTCGATGCGATCCTGCTGGACGCCCCCTGCTCCGGCGAAGGGGTGGTGCGAAAAGATCCCGATGCGCTGAAAAACTGGTCCGTTGCCAGCAACCTTGAGATCGCCGCCACCCAGCGCGAGCTTATCGACAGCGCCTTCCACGCCCTGCGTCCGGGCGGCACGCTGGTCTACTCCACCTGCACCCTTAACCGCGATGAAAACGAAGCCGTTTGTCTGTGGCTTAAGGAGCAGTACCCGGATGCCGTTGAATTCCTGCCGCTCAACGACCTGTTCGCCAGCGCCGGGGACTGCGTCACGCCTGAAGGCTTCCTGCACGTCTTTCCGCATATTTACGATTGCGAAGGCTTTTTCGTGGCGCGCCTGCGTAAAAAGGCCGCCGTTGCACCGCTGCCCGCTCCCAAATATAAGGTCGGAAACTTCCCGTTCACGCCCCTTAAAACCCGCGAAGCCCAACAGATTACTGCCGCCGCTAACCAGGCGGGCCTGTTCTGGGACGACAGTCTGCGTCTGTGGCAGCGAGATAAAGAGGTGTGGTTATTCCCGACAGAGATTGAGCCGCTGATCGGCAAAGTGCGCTTCTCCCGTCTTGGCCTGCGCCTGGCGGAGACGCACAACAAAGGCTATCGCTGGCAGCATGAAGCGGTGATCGCGCTGGCAGGCCAGCACAACACCTTTGCCTTAACCCAGGCGGAAGCGGAAGAGTGGTATCGCGGACGCGATGTCTGGCCACAAACAACCCCGTCCGGGGATGATGCGGTAGTGACCTGGCAGGGCTTCCCAATAGGCATGGCGAAAAAAGTGGGCTCGCGGCTTAAAAACAGCTATCCGCGCGAGCTGGTTCGCGATGGCCGCTTGTTTACCGGTAACGGTGAAACGCGCTAA
- a CDS encoding YebV family protein, with product MTKTNVRIGAFEIDDAELSGDTQGERTLTIPCKSDPDLCMQLDAWDADTSVPAILDGEHSVLYREHYDQSSDAWIMRLA from the coding sequence ATGACGAAAACCAATGTGCGCATTGGCGCATTCGAAATCGATGATGCCGAGTTAAGCGGCGATACGCAGGGCGAACGAACGTTAACCATCCCCTGCAAGTCCGATCCCGACCTTTGCATGCAGCTCGATGCATGGGATGCAGACACCAGCGTCCCGGCAATCCTCGATGGCGAACACTCAGTCCTTTACCGTGAGCATTACGATCAAAGTTCCGATGCCTGGATCATGCGCCTTGCCTGA
- a CDS encoding YebW family protein, translating to MYALVLFICYLDAGCEDLVVDVYRTEPQCEASMDDQRIRHGGCYPVEDFIDGFWRPAQEYSDL from the coding sequence ATGTACGCACTGGTGTTATTTATCTGTTATCTGGACGCAGGCTGTGAAGATCTGGTGGTGGATGTGTATCGCACCGAACCGCAGTGTGAGGCCTCGATGGACGATCAGCGTATTCGTCACGGCGGCTGTTATCCGGTTGAAGACTTCATCGACGGCTTCTGGCGTCCGGCGCAGGAGTATTCCGACCTGTAA